The DNA window AGGGGTGCGCAACAGGCCCGATGAGGAAGAGAAGGTCAAACGCCACGGCTTCTGGATCTTGGTGGCCACCGCTATCGCCACCAGCCTCGACGCCATGGCTATCGGCGTCGGTCTGGCCTTCCTGCAGGTCAATATCGTGCATACCGCCATGGCCATCGGCTGTGCCACCATGATCATGGCGACGCTGGGCATGATGATTGGCCGCTTTATCGGCCCGCTGCTGGGCAAACGCGCCGAGATCCTCGGCGGCGTGGTGCTGATAGGTATCGGCTTCAACATTCTGCTGGAGCATCTCGGCTACCTGGCCTGAGGCGCTCGCTCTGCAAAAAAACCTGCCGCGGCAGGTTTTTTTGTTTCTGGGCTCAGTGCGCCCGTTAAGCGCGGCGTCGGTACAGCGCCAACACGAAATCCGTTTCGCACACGAACTCGGCGCCATCCGCCAACCCCTGTTGCACCTCCGGCGTAGCGCGCCAGGCGAACGGCGTCATCTGCAGCAGGTTGGCAGCCTGCGCGCCCGGCAGGGTCATCGTGTAGGCTAACGCCTCTTTACGCTCACACTCAAATCCGGCGAACTGCTCGTCCTGTTCGGCATGCAGCTGCACCTGCTGGTAGACCTGTTCTTTCAACTGGTACAGATGACGCGGGCCCGGCGAGACCGTCACCACTACGCCACCCGGCTTCACCACCCGCGCCAGCTCCTGCGCCTTGCAAGGCGCATAAATGCGCAAGACTGCATCCAGCGCCCCATCGGCGAACGGCAGACGGTGGCTGGAGGCGACGCAGAACGAGACCGCAGGATAACGTTTGGCGGCGTAGCGGATCGCTACCTTGGCGACGTCCAGCCCATAGACTGCCATATTGCGTGCCTGCGCCAGCCGTGCGGCCACGGCGGCGGTGTAATACCCTTCCCCACAGCCTATATCCAACAACGCGCCTGCATCGGCCGCCAGCGCCAAATCCAGCCACTCGGCCACCTGCTGCTGCAGCGGCTGATAATAACCGCCGTCGAGAAACGCGCGCCGTGCCTGCATCATTTCCGCGCTGTCTCCCGGCTGCTTCGATCGTTTGTGCTGCACCGGCAGCAGATTGACGTAGCCTTCTTTGGCTTGATCGAACTGATGATTGCCGTCGCAACGCCAGTGTTGCGATGAAAAATGCAGCGGTTGATGACACAGAGGGCATTGATAAGACATGAATGGGCTTCCAAAGAGACAGGGCGCGGCTAGTCTAAAGAAGGCGTCGGCTCGATGCAAGGCGCATCCCCGCTCGCTTTCTCCGCCAACAACGCCTGGCCAAGCGGGGAAAAAGCTGGCTACACTGAGAGTCTGTTTTCTCACGCAGGTGAACATAACTTATGAGCGATCGTTCCGCGCTGCTCGATGCGGTGCCCCACATTCAGCACGGCTTCGGCAGCAAACTCGCGCTGCTGCCCGGGCATCTGCTGCCCTACAGCGCCACGCTGCCGGAAAAAAAACAGGTGCACGGCACCCGCATTGTCGACGTGCTGCAACCGGCGCAGGCGTGCGGCGAGGCCGATGGTTTCTATACTCGCCAGCCCGGCATTCTGCTCAGCGTACTGACGGCGGACTGTCTGCCGGTGCTGTTCAGCCGCCGTGACGGCGGCGCTATCGCGGCGGTACACGCCGGCTGGCGCGGGTTGCTGGACGGCATTCTGGAACAGATGGCAGCGCGCATTCGCCAGGACGGCGATGCCGCCGACTGGGTGGCCTCTATCGGCCCTGCCGCCGGCCCGTGCTGCTACGAAGTCGATGAAGCGCTGGTGGAAAATTTTAAACAACGCCTGCCGCTGCCCGCCACGCTGATCAGCCCGCATTACCGTCATCTCGATTTGGCCGCAATTGCCGAATACAAGCTGACGGCGCTCGGCTTCGCCGCCGTTGACCGCGCCGGCAGTTGCACCATCTGCACGCCGGACGTCGACCCACAGCGGCCACAGCGCTTCAAATACACCAGCTATCGCCGCAACAGCCACCGACGCGCGCAGGATCCGACGCATCCGGGGATCAAAGGCCGCAACCAGTACGCCGGTATCATCATCGCCGCCGGATGACGGAAACGAAAAAGCCCGCTCGAAGGCGGGCTTTTTGTACAGCTGACGCTGATTAGATAGCAGTAACGTTTACTGCAGATGGACCTTTCTGGCCATCTTGGATTTCGAACTCAACGTTCTGGCCTTCAGCCAGGGTTTTGAAGCCGTTACCCTGGATTGCAGAGAAGTGTACGAACACGTCTTTGCTGCCGTCAGCCGGGGTGATGAAACCGAAACCTTTAGACTCGTTGAACCACTTAACTTGACCTTTGATCTTTGCCATCTTGAGTATTTCCTTTGGATTGTTTAAACCGCCCGAGGGCGTTACATAGACAAACTAGAGTCGTTACTGCTTGAGGCACTAAGATAAGGATCGGCAGAGAAGCGGTATTCAACGCTAACGTCTTTACTCAGAACTTCTTTACTGAAAATGCCACACATATACAGAACTGTACCTCGTTTTACCCAGATGCGTTATCACATACTCTGTATGCGATGGCAAGCCATTTTTAATCACTGAACGACATGTCGCACATATTTGAAACGGTCGAGCGCCACATTTGCTTAAATAGGCCAAAAGATGTTGAAGCATCGGCTATTTTCTGCTTGCCAAACTCACTGCGCCAGACCCCGCATTCTGATAGCGTTTTAACAAAACTTTCATCGTTTTGACGCATCTCCTTCTCGGCATTTTCGCTTTTTCGTCGCTTATAGCGTTAAAAAATTTGAATCTTTATGGAATGTCATATGCAACATTTGAATATCGATGAACGGGGGCCAATTTATTCAATGCTTCTCCGCCCCTTTACCGCCGGAAAGCGCATTCATCGTCGGCTTTCAGCCCTGCCCCCTCGGGGCGCGAACCCCATCGCGTCGGAAGCCGGAGGTGACGCGGGTACAACAGGCAACGGTTGCATAAGCATGCAACGTCCTGGCGCCGCTCCCGCTGGCCGGTTGTTTCATCCTAAATAATCCGAAAGCCATGACTCTGAATAGCCGGAATAACCTTGTGAATAGCAAAAGAGCAGCGCTGAATTAAATCCTGAAAATCGGGTGGTTATTTGAATCGCCACCCGTACTTATCAATTTTGCTAATTACTGCCACGCTTTCAAACCGTTGCTCTTATTCTTTCCCCTGCCCCACAGGGCGAAGAGAGAACGCTTGCGGTGAGTCCTGCAACGCGATGCGCTCGCCAATCTTCAGCGGGTGGAATTGATGCTGCTCCAACCCCGCCTCGTTCAGCGCCAGGTTCAGCTGCTGCGGCGGTTCGTCGAGCGATTCGTCTGCCAGTTCGAATACCCCCCAATGGATGGGAATGGCTCGCGGCTGATTCAGCTCGCGATACAGCGTCACCGACTGCTGCGGATCCATATGCTGTTCCTGCATGAACCAGCGCGGCGCATAGGCGCCAATGGGCAACGCCGCCACGTCGAACGGTCCCAACCGTTGACCGATTTCCGCCAGCTGCGCCGAATAGCCGCTGTCGCCGGAAAAATAGAACCGCAGCGCCGGATGATGGATCACCCAACCGCACCACAGCGAGCGATTGCGATCCCACAGCGTGCGCATGCTCCAGTGCCGCGCCGGCGTGGCGTAGACCGTCAGTTCGCCCAGCGGCAGGCTCTGCCACCAGTCCAGTTCATGCACCTTCAGCCGATAGCGGCGGAACCAGCGCTTCAAGCCGAGCGGCACGATAAACTCGGCCTGTGGGAAGCGCCGCGCCAGCTGCCGTACCGTGCGCCTGTCGAGATGGTCATAGTGATTATGGGAGATCAGCACCACATCCACCGCCGGCAGTTGCCCCACCGTCAGCGGCGTCGGCGTTCTGCGCTTCGGACCGTAGAAACTCAGCGGCGAGGCGCGTTCGGACAACACTGGGTCGATCAGAATATAGCGGCCGCCCAGCCGCAACAGCATTGACGCATGCCCCAGCCACCAGATGCTGTCATCGCTGCCGCTGAGATCGGCGGGTTGCCACCAGCGTTCGGTAAATTGCGCATAGCCGTGCTGCGGCGGCCTGGGCAGCCCCTGCCGCTTGCGCTCATCCTGCCAACGCTGCAGGTCGCCCTCCTGGCGCAGCGAGGGCTCCGGGTTGCGAAATCCCTCCGGCGTGTGATGCGCCTTGGCCGCGTCGTAATAACGGTTGATTCTTTTCATCCAGCCTTTTCTCCCGACCACTGCGCCCTGCACGGGCATGACTTTCAGTGTAACAAACCCGATGAAGCTCGCACTTTGTCAGCCGTGCGCTGCATCTCGGGACCTTTTGCCTTATGCTGTTGTCTCACTCCGGTGAGACAGCCAGGGCCGCCAAGAGCCCGTTAAGACTCTCTTAAGATCTTTGTGATTGACTTGTAGGGCATACAGAAAAGGAGAAGTTATGAGTCGTTCTACATCCCGCAAATCAGGCTCAAGCCTGGGGCGCCGTATTCGCAGCGCGCTGCTGGCGCAGAAGCAATACTGGAAAATGTATTTCGCCATGAAGTTGCGCCGTCTGCGCGTACCTGCACCGCTGGTGGTGCTGGGCGGTTCGCTGCTCGGATTCTTCATGTTGACCCTGCTGATGCTCAGCGTGGTGGTCATCGATGTGATCAGCACCCTGCTGCTGCTGTGCCGGAAACTGCTGGGGCGGGGTCACGGTGAGGGGCGCGCTTTTATGCCGCGCGGCTGACGAGAAGAGAAGCGGAGGCGCGCCATACGCCTCCGCAGCACACAGATTAACGCTTGGCGCCTTTGCGGCGCGTCAGCATAAACCCGCACCACAGCACCGCAATCCACACCGGCATCAGCAACACCGAAATGCGGATCCCTTCGCTGAAATACATAATCACCAGAATCAGGCCGAGGAACGCCAGACACAGGTAGTTGCCGAACGGATACCACAGCGCCTTAAAGCTGGGGATGACGCCCTGGCGGTTCTTGGCCGCACGGAATTTCAGGTGCGCCAGGCATATCATCACCCAGTTGATCACCAGCGTTGACACCACCAGCGCCATCAGCAGCTCAAACGCCTTACCGGGCATCAGGTAGTTAATCAGCACGCCAATCGAGGTAATCAACGCCGACAGCGCGATGGACAGCACCGGCACGCCGCGTTTATTCACGCGCGTCAGCGCCTGCGGCGCATTGCCCTGGCTGGCCAGCCCGAACAGCATGCGGCTGTTGGCGTAAACGCCGCTGTTGTAGACCGACAGCGCGGCGGTCAACACCACCACGTTGAGCACGGTCGCCACCAGATTGCTGTTCAGCGCATGGAAGATCAGCACGAACGGACTGCCGCCCTCCACCACTTGCCCCCAAGGATAGAGCGACAGCAGCACGGTCAGTGAGCCGATATAGAAGATCAGAATGCGGTACACCACCTGATTGGTGGCTTTGGGAATGCTGCGACGCGGATCGGCGGCTTCCGCCGCGGTGATGCCGACCATTTCCAGCCCGCCGAACGAGAACATGATGACCGCCATCGCCATCACCAGTCCGGAGAAGCCGTGCGGCATAAAGCCGCCCTGCTGCCACAGGTTGGTGATGCTGGCCTGCGGGCCGCCGTTGCCGCTGGCCAACAGCCAGGCGCCGAACACGATCATGCCGACAATCGCCACCACTTTGATGATGGCGAACCAGAATTCGGTTTCGCCGTACAGACGCACATTCACCAGGTTAATCAGGTTGATCAGCACGAAGAACAGCGCGGCGGAGGCCCAGGTGGGGATCTCCGGCCACCAGTACTGAATGTAGATGCCGACGGCGGTCAATTCCGCCATGCCGACCAGAATGAACATCGCCCAGTAGTTCCAGCCGGAAAGGAAGCCGGCGAAGTCGCCCCAATATTTATAGGCAAAGTGGCTGAAAGAGCCGGCGACCGGTTCTTCCACCACCATTTCGCCCAGCTGGCGCATGATTAAAAACGCGATAAAACCGCCGATAGCGTAGCCCAACAGCACGGCGGGGCCGGCCATTTTAATGGTTTGCGCAATGCCGAGAAATAAACCGGTTCCGATGGCGCCCCCGAGGGCAATAAGCTGTATGTGTCTGTTTTTTAAACCGCGTTTTAGCGGAGTATCCTGATGCTGACCGCCCATCTTATCCTCATATGGCGTACACCCCTGCCGCTATCGGCCAAGATTTCACCAATCAATAAATGTATCTGCGGGCGGCTTTTTAACACTTAACCCCGTGAGCATCAAGGAGAAGCGCCCCGAGACGGCAGGCCGGAGCGCGATTTTTTTACCGAGAGAAAGCGGATAAGGGCAGCGTTTAGCCAGGCATTCCGCACAGTTTGGTCAGGTTGCGCGCGCCGATCATCAGCGTGGCGACATAAGATTGGCTACGCGTGACCACTTCCACCGCCACGCGATCGTTTTGATATTTTATCAGGTAGGTCGAGGGCCAGCCCTGACGGCGCTGGCCGAAGCTTTCGGCATGACGATCGATCGCCGCATGGGCAATCACCAGATGAGACAAGTTTTTATCACCTTTGATAATGCGCTTCATAAACAGCCTCCGCCAACGACAGTTCTGTTATTAGAAAAAGGAGAAACTCTTACCAATCACCGGTATTGTTCGACTCAGTTAGCCTGTCGGCTCATCAGGAAGCAGATCATCGCCGCGCGCAGCGGGCTGGCGCTGTCCGCCTGCCATTCACCGCCCTGGGTGCTCATGCGTGCCTGCCACTGCGGGCTGTCGCTTTGGTTGTCGGGGTTCAGACTGATTTTGTTGGCGCAAATGATCGGCCAGGCATCGGAGGGATTCTTGCAGTAATCTTTACCTTTCACACCACCGTAGGGATACCACTTGTCCGGGTTCTCCCCGGTTAGCAGCGCGATGCTGCGGTTCACTTCGGCATCGCTTTCTTCGTACCATTTAATCATCGGCTTTATCCATCTTTCGTAAGGTTCGCGCTACATTACGATGTCTGTACGACAGTTTTATGACAGCGCCGCCGGTTTTCACATTATCTCTACTAATGCTTTGTCCCCTTTATCTTTCCTTAACGCCTGCGTACACTTTTCTCTCTGTTCAGCGCCCAGGAAATGCATGCATGTTGACCGGCCTCAATCACTTGACGCTTGCCGTCAGCGATCTCGATCGCAGCGTCGAATTTTATCGCCATCTGTTGGGGTTTACCCCGCACGCCCGCTGGCAAGGCGGCGCCTATCTCTCGTTGGGGGCGTTGTGGCTGTGCCTGTCGCTGGATGAATCGCGTACGCAACAACGCGAGCGTGATTACACTCATTACGCTTTCAGCGTAGCGCCGGAACACATTGAGCGGGTCAGCGAGCGGCTGCGCCAGAACGGCGTCAAAGAGTGGAAAAGCAATCGCAGCGAAGGCGAATCGCTCTATTTTCTCGATCCTGACGGGCATCAATTGGAGATCCATGCCGGCGATCTGGCCAGCCGCCTGGCGGCATGCCGGGAAAAACCGTATCAGGGCATGGTGTTTTACTGAGGCGCCCCGGCGGCGCTGCCGCCGGCCGGAGCATCATGCTCAACGTTCGGGGATAAAACCTTTGAAATCCAGCGCGGGGCTGAGATCGTCATCGTCAGCAGCATCGCCGCCATCAGCGCCAGCGCGATGCGCCAGGCGTTTCAACAGCGCCGTTTGTTGGCGTTGTTGCTCGGCAATCTCCTGCAGCAGGCGAATCTGCTCGTTGGCGCGCACGCTGGCGCGGTTCACCAGGAACCAAACCCACAGCCCAACCAGCAACGCCACGGCGGCGAGAGCCAGCGACAACAGGCCGTTCTGGCCAAAACCTAAATCGTACATGGACAACCCTATCTACTGCGACATTCAGGCCGCCATCTTAACACTCGCGGCGACCGTGCGAACATCCCCGCCCAAAATTGCTTACCAGGGCACGAAGCGGGTCACCGAACAGATGCCCAACGCAAAATTTCCACCATCGTCGCAATAGCTGTCCAGCGCCAGCAGGTAGAAAAACAGGCAGGCAGCGACGGCCGTCATTATCACGAGGATTTTTTTTCGCAACAAATTTAGCAGCCTCATTGTTATCTGGGTAATCTATCGCGCATGTTATCACAACGAAGTTAAACGAAGTTTAACTTGTCGTTTAGATTTCTGGCTATCGCCCGGTTTTCAGACTGTTACCCTTGTTCTCGCAGGGGGGGCCGTGGCTAGATGCCCTCTCAGGGATAACGAGGAAGCACAATGAGCAGATTGATTAAGTGGGTACTGGTGTTGGCGGTCATTTACGGCGGCTTTTTGATCTCGGGCTACGGCGTGCTGATCGGTAGCAACAAAAACGTTGGCGGGTTGGGATTGCAATGCAAATACCTGACGGCGCGCAACGTGGCGATCGCCCAGTATGTGAATGGCGACAACGGTTTCATCGGCGTAGCCGACTGCCCGCTGTTCAAGAAAATCGAAACGGTGGTGGATTAACCGCCACCGCCCGACGCCGCCGCTCTGCGGCGGCCCCGCCTCAGTTACGGGTAAACTTCATTTCGATCAGCGCAATCGCCTTGTCAATCGCTCGGCGGGTCACCGGATCGGCGCCTGCAGGGTGCGTGGAGAAATCGATGCTTTTGAGCTGACCCGCCATCTTGTCGCGCACTTCGGTCGGCGCAATCACGTCGATAACGTCCAGAATCTGTTTGATGACCAGTTGGCAAGCGACCAGATCGGAAGCCAGTTCCTGCTCGTTGCTCAGCATGTCAGACATAATAACTTTCCCTCTTGATTCAAACGCCGCACAGAATAGCATGACGTCCGCGCCATTACCCGCTCTCCCCATTTTTTTCCCCCTTCTGCGCACCGCCGGGCAAAAGCCTGCGGCGGATTAGCCTATACTTGCAGCAAGACGGTGATAAAACCCCCCGCAGCCACAACCAACAGGAGAAAGTTATGGCGAATCACAATGTGAAATCCTGGGCGACAGTGCGTGAAACTTCGGTGGAAATCGCCGAAGCCATTTTTGAGCTGGCAGGAAACGACGAAGTGTTGGCGCAGAAAATCTGGGAAGAAGGCAGCGACGAAGCGCTGGAGAAGGCCTTTGCCAAAAC is part of the Serratia marcescens genome and encodes:
- a CDS encoding DUF2627 domain-containing protein; the protein is MCGIFSKEVLSKDVSVEYRFSADPYLSASSSNDSSLSM
- the fos gene encoding fosfomycin resistance glutathione transferase; protein product: MLTGLNHLTLAVSDLDRSVEFYRHLLGFTPHARWQGGAYLSLGALWLCLSLDESRTQQRERDYTHYAFSVAPEHIERVSERLRQNGVKEWKSNRSEGESLYFLDPDGHQLEIHAGDLASRLAACREKPYQGMVFY
- a CDS encoding YobH family protein; this translates as MSRLIKWVLVLAVIYGGFLISGYGVLIGSNKNVGGLGLQCKYLTARNVAIAQYVNGDNGFIGVADCPLFKKIETVVD
- the rlmA gene encoding 23S rRNA (guanine(745)-N(1))-methyltransferase, translated to MSYQCPLCHQPLHFSSQHWRCDGNHQFDQAKEGYVNLLPVQHKRSKQPGDSAEMMQARRAFLDGGYYQPLQQQVAEWLDLALAADAGALLDIGCGEGYYTAAVAARLAQARNMAVYGLDVAKVAIRYAAKRYPAVSFCVASSHRLPFADGALDAVLRIYAPCKAQELARVVKPGGVVVTVSPGPRHLYQLKEQVYQQVQLHAEQDEQFAGFECERKEALAYTMTLPGAQAANLLQMTPFAWRATPEVQQGLADGAEFVCETDFVLALYRRRA
- a CDS encoding YccJ family protein, translating into MANHNVKSWATVRETSVEIAEAIFELAGNDEVLAQKIWEEGSDEALEKAFAKTTADQLYWGEETVERKNV
- a CDS encoding MBL fold metallo-hydrolase — encoded protein: MKRINRYYDAAKAHHTPEGFRNPEPSLRQEGDLQRWQDERKRQGLPRPPQHGYAQFTERWWQPADLSGSDDSIWWLGHASMLLRLGGRYILIDPVLSERASPLSFYGPKRRTPTPLTVGQLPAVDVVLISHNHYDHLDRRTVRQLARRFPQAEFIVPLGLKRWFRRYRLKVHELDWWQSLPLGELTVYATPARHWSMRTLWDRNRSLWCGWVIHHPALRFYFSGDSGYSAQLAEIGQRLGPFDVAALPIGAYAPRWFMQEQHMDPQQSVTLYRELNQPRAIPIHWGVFELADESLDEPPQQLNLALNEAGLEQHQFHPLKIGERIALQDSPQAFSLRPVGQGKE
- a CDS encoding DUF4060 family protein; the encoded protein is MKRIIKGDKNLSHLVIAHAAIDRHAESFGQRRQGWPSTYLIKYQNDRVAVEVVTRSQSYVATLMIGARNLTKLCGMPG
- a CDS encoding PhoP/PhoQ regulator MgrB translates to MRLLNLLRKKILVIMTAVAACLFFYLLALDSYCDDGGNFALGICSVTRFVPW
- a CDS encoding amino acid permease, producing MGGQHQDTPLKRGLKNRHIQLIALGGAIGTGLFLGIAQTIKMAGPAVLLGYAIGGFIAFLIMRQLGEMVVEEPVAGSFSHFAYKYWGDFAGFLSGWNYWAMFILVGMAELTAVGIYIQYWWPEIPTWASAALFFVLINLINLVNVRLYGETEFWFAIIKVVAIVGMIVFGAWLLASGNGGPQASITNLWQQGGFMPHGFSGLVMAMAVIMFSFGGLEMVGITAAEAADPRRSIPKATNQVVYRILIFYIGSLTVLLSLYPWGQVVEGGSPFVLIFHALNSNLVATVLNVVVLTAALSVYNSGVYANSRMLFGLASQGNAPQALTRVNKRGVPVLSIALSALITSIGVLINYLMPGKAFELLMALVVSTLVINWVMICLAHLKFRAAKNRQGVIPSFKALWYPFGNYLCLAFLGLILVIMYFSEGIRISVLLMPVWIAVLWCGFMLTRRKGAKR
- the mntP gene encoding manganese efflux pump MntP: MNLSATLILAFGMSMDAFAASIGKGASLHQPRFREAIRTGLIFGVVEAITPLIGWAIGLFASQYIMEWDHWVAFSLLFILGMRMIVEGVRNRPDEEEKVKRHGFWILVATAIATSLDAMAIGVGLAFLQVNIVHTAMAIGCATMIMATLGMMIGRFIGPLLGKRAEILGGVVLIGIGFNILLEHLGYLA
- a CDS encoding DUF2766 family protein — its product is MSDMLSNEQELASDLVACQLVIKQILDVIDVIAPTEVRDKMAGQLKSIDFSTHPAGADPVTRRAIDKAIALIEMKFTRN
- the pgeF gene encoding peptidoglycan editing factor PgeF yields the protein MSDRSALLDAVPHIQHGFGSKLALLPGHLLPYSATLPEKKQVHGTRIVDVLQPAQACGEADGFYTRQPGILLSVLTADCLPVLFSRRDGGAIAAVHAGWRGLLDGILEQMAARIRQDGDAADWVASIGPAAGPCCYEVDEALVENFKQRLPLPATLISPHYRHLDLAAIAEYKLTALGFAAVDRAGSCTICTPDVDPQRPQRFKYTSYRRNSHRRAQDPTHPGIKGRNQYAGIIIAAG
- a CDS encoding phage protein NinX family protein, whose protein sequence is MIKWYEESDAEVNRSIALLTGENPDKWYPYGGVKGKDYCKNPSDAWPIICANKISLNPDNQSDSPQWQARMSTQGGEWQADSASPLRAAMICFLMSRQAN
- the cspE gene encoding transcription antiterminator/RNA stability regulator CspE; protein product: MAKIKGQVKWFNESKGFGFITPADGSKDVFVHFSAIQGNGFKTLAEGQNVEFEIQDGQKGPSAVNVTAI
- a CDS encoding YebO family protein, which produces MYDLGFGQNGLLSLALAAVALLVGLWVWFLVNRASVRANEQIRLLQEIAEQQRQQTALLKRLAHRAGADGGDAADDDDLSPALDFKGFIPER